One window of Camelina sativa cultivar DH55 chromosome 4, Cs, whole genome shotgun sequence genomic DNA carries:
- the LOC109132612 gene encoding non-specific lipid-transfer protein 2-like: MKFTTLVMLVLVIVIQLSPTLIRATTIVEGPNPSEEKLQCIVMNVIVPCLLPLTNPLIQPVAHCCQVMVEYKPCLCQFIKGEWSQALFNSPNARKTYKACNIPDPIC; the protein is encoded by the coding sequence ATGAAGTTTACAACATTGGTAATGCTCGTACTGGTGATAGTAATCCAACTGTCTCCAACGTTGATCAGAGCCACCACAATAGTTGAAGGTCCGAATCCGAGCGAAGAGAAACTACAATGCATTGTGATGAATGTTATTGTACCATGTTTACTACCGTTGACCAATCCTTTAATCCAACCAGTCGCACATTGCTGTCAAGTAATGGTAGAATACAAACCGTGTTTATGTCAATTCATAAAAGGCGAATGGTCACAAGCTCTTTTTAATTCTCCGAATGCTCGCAAAACCTACAAAGCTTGTAATATTCCTGATCCTATTTGTTGA
- the LOC104780099 gene encoding SNF1-related protein kinase catalytic subunit alpha KIN11-like, with protein sequence MDHSSNRFDNNGVESILPNYKLGKTLGIGSFGKVKIAEHVVTGHKVAIKILNRRKIKNMEMEEKVRREIKILRLFMHPHIIRQYEVIETPSDIYVVMEYVKSGELFDYIVEKGRLQEDEARNFFQQIISGVEYCHRNMVVHRDLKPENLLLDSRCNIKIADFGLSNVMRDGHFLKTSCGSPNYAAPEVISGKLYAGPEVDVWSCGVILYALLCGTLPFDDENIPNLFKKIKGGIYTLPSHLSSEARDLIPRMLIVDPVKRITIPEIRQHRWFQTHLPRYLAVSPPDTVEQAKKINEEIIQEVLNLGFDRNQVMESLRNRIQNDATVTYYLLLDNRFRVPSGYLESEFQETTDSGSNPMRTPEAASPVGHWVPAQVDHYGLGARSQVPVDRKWALGLQSHAHPREIMNEVLKALQELNVCWKKIGHYNMKCRWVPGSADGQNTMVNNQLHFRDESSIIEDDCAMSSPTVIKFELQLYKAREEKYLLDIQRVNGPQFLFLDLCAAFLTELRVI encoded by the exons ATGGATCATTCATCGAATAGATTTGACAATAATGGAGTGGAATCGATTTTACCGAATTACAAGCTTGGTAAAACTCTTGGAATTGGATCTTTTGGGAAGGTGAAAATAGCTGAGCATGTTGTCACTGGCCACAAGGTTGCTATTAAAATCCTCAATCGCCGTAAGATCAAGAACATGGAAATGGAAGAGAAAG TGAGAAGGGAGATCAAAATTCTCAGATTGTTTATGCATCCTCATATCATTCGGCAATATGAGGTGATTGAGACACCAAGTGACATTTATGTTGTGATGGAGTATGTCAAGTCCGGAGAGCTCTTTGATTATATTGTAGAGAAAGGCAGATTACAAGAGGATGAGGCTCGTAACTTTTTCCAGcag ATAATATCTGGTGTTGAGTATTGCCATCGTAATATGGTTGTCCACAGAGATCTGAAGCCTGAGAATTTACTACTGGATTCGAGGTGCAACATTAAGATTGCAGACTTTGGTCTTAGTAATGTCATGCGGGATGGTCATTTTCTAAAGACAAGCTGTGGAAGCCCCAACTACGCTGCTCCCGAG GTTATATCAGGTAAGTTATATGCTGGACCTGAAGTAGATGTATGGAGTTGCGGAGTAATATTGTATGCTCTCTTGTGTGGTACTCTTCCATTTGATGATGAAAACATTCCCAACCTTTTCAAGAAAATTAAG GGTGGGATTTACACTCTTCCAAGTCATTTATCATCTGAGGCTAGAGACCTGATCCCAAGGATGCTTATAGTTGACCCAGTGAAACGAATCACCATTCCTGAGATCCGCCAACACCGTTGGTTCCAGACTCATCTTCCTCGTTATCTTGCTGTTTCTCCACCAGATACAGTAGAGCAGGCTAAAAAG ATCAACGAGGAGATAATTCAAGAAGTGCTCAACTTGGGATTTGACAGAAACCAGGTCATGGAATCTCTTCGCAACAGAATACAAAACGAT GCCACTGTAACATACTATCTGTTATTGGACAACCGGTTCCGTGTTCCAAGTGGCTATCTTGAATCCGAGTTTCAGGAGACAACA GACAGTGGTTCCAATCCCATGCGCACACCTGAAGCGGCCTCACCTGTAGGCCACTGGGTTCCTGCTCAGGTGGATCACTATGGATTGGGAGCAAGATCACAAGTCCCAGTTGACCGAAAATGGGCTCTTGGACTTCAG TCCCATGCGCATCCTCGTGAAATCATGAATGAAGTTTTGAAAGCTCTTCAAGAACTCAATGTGTGTTGGAAGAAGATTGGTCACTACAACATGAAATGTCGATGGGTTCCTGGTTCTGCTGATGGTCAGAATACTATGGTCAACAATCAGCTGCACTTCAGAGATGAATCCAGCATCATTGAGGATGACTGTGCCATGAGTTCACCCACTGTCATCAAATTTGAACTTCAG CTATACAAAGCTCGCGAAGAGAAGTACTTGCTGGATATCCAGAGAGTTAACGGTCCTCAGTTTCTCTTCTTGGATCTATGCGCTGCCTTTCTTACAGAGCTCCGTGTGATCTGA